From a single Cyclobacterium marinum DSM 745 genomic region:
- a CDS encoding XdhC family protein, whose product MKEIKEILKAYDLAKRHNEKTALATVVKVEGSSYRQPGARMLITENGALTGAISGGCLEGDALKKAQMVIFKQQSMLVTYDTTDDDDAKFGVGLGCNGIIHILIEPIVENRVNNPIQLLNTCTKNRDQKVLVTLFDIINKRESQPGTALLFQEKSKIYNQSFTQIKPDAQSSILKACSAVFSDQKTLIQPIEQSNFTAFVENMQPSIRLNIIGAGNDVLPLVKLAKAMGWEITIADGRSDLVSPTRFPEAIELLSGKGNEVVSQLKVDQKTAVVLMSHNFNYDLEILKGLYPYKCPYIGVLGPKKKLLKLMDQLSCHGIVLQEEDEKLIFGPMGLDLGAESPEEIALSILAEVKAVMNGNKGGHLRSKNGPIHNHPNGSSRP is encoded by the coding sequence ATGAAAGAAATTAAAGAAATCCTCAAGGCATATGATTTGGCCAAACGACACAATGAAAAAACAGCTTTGGCTACTGTTGTTAAAGTGGAAGGATCTTCTTACCGCCAACCGGGAGCTCGGATGCTTATTACAGAAAACGGTGCACTTACAGGGGCTATTTCCGGAGGATGTTTAGAAGGTGATGCTCTCAAGAAAGCCCAAATGGTAATTTTTAAGCAGCAATCTATGCTAGTCACTTATGACACCACAGATGATGACGATGCTAAATTTGGCGTAGGTTTAGGTTGCAATGGAATTATTCATATTTTGATTGAACCTATAGTGGAAAATAGGGTAAATAATCCCATTCAATTGCTCAATACTTGCACAAAAAACCGAGATCAAAAAGTGCTGGTTACCCTATTTGATATAATAAATAAAAGAGAAAGCCAACCCGGTACTGCACTTCTATTTCAGGAAAAAAGTAAGATTTACAACCAATCATTTACCCAGATAAAACCTGATGCTCAATCTTCAATTTTAAAAGCATGTTCAGCTGTTTTTTCTGACCAAAAAACTCTAATTCAACCCATTGAGCAGTCAAATTTCACTGCATTTGTGGAAAACATGCAACCCTCCATCCGCTTAAATATTATTGGTGCCGGAAATGATGTATTGCCCTTGGTGAAATTAGCCAAAGCAATGGGTTGGGAGATTACCATTGCAGATGGCCGAAGTGATTTGGTCTCTCCTACACGCTTTCCCGAGGCAATTGAGCTATTATCCGGCAAAGGAAATGAGGTAGTAAGCCAATTAAAAGTAGATCAGAAAACAGCTGTGGTTCTTATGAGTCATAATTTCAATTATGACCTGGAAATTTTAAAAGGACTATATCCATATAAATGCCCCTATATCGGAGTACTTGGTCCTAAAAAAAAGCTGCTTAAATTAATGGACCAATTATCATGTCATGGTATTGTATTACAGGAAGAGGACGAAAAATTAATTTTTGGCCCGATGGGTTTAGATCTAGGTGCAGAAAGTCCGGAAGAGATCGCCTTGTCCATCTTGGCTGAAGTGAAGGCAGTAATGAACGGAAATAAAGGCGGACATCTCAGGTCAAAGAATGGCCCGATTCACAACCATCCGAATGGTTCAAGCAGGCCTTGA
- a CDS encoding molybdopterin molybdotransferase MoeA, with translation MISVSEAQEILSKFSNKGPIERVSFENCLNRLLAENIYADRDAPPFDRVAMDGIAIQSDQLQIRQQFIIEDIQAAGQEQKSLNKPENCLEVMTGAVLPVHTDCVIPYEKLTIKNGVARLNSTDHKAFQNTHKKGIDAKKGDQLLASGTWIHPGVKGVLATTGHTEIKVIQVPKIMICSTGDELVPITHNPLPHQIRRSNVYMLQAALKDLNIEAHTTHLPDDKDQLNASIGKLLEEYDLLMFSGAVSKGKYDFLPTVFKELGIQIHIHGVKQKPGKPFLFGTIGSKSVFGFPGNPSSTLVCFHLYFKWWYNHYLGKAPNNNYAYLNNEVTFKKPLTNHLLIKSSVEDGKILANPVANSGSGDLVHLALADGFLSLPAEKDTFKKGEIFPITFFHQTGL, from the coding sequence ATGATAAGTGTAAGCGAAGCCCAAGAAATACTGTCAAAATTCTCGAATAAAGGCCCCATAGAAAGGGTATCTTTTGAAAATTGTCTGAACCGATTACTGGCAGAAAATATATATGCAGATCGAGATGCTCCACCCTTCGACCGTGTCGCTATGGATGGGATAGCCATTCAAAGTGATCAGTTACAAATTCGACAACAATTTATAATCGAAGATATACAGGCCGCAGGACAAGAACAAAAAAGTCTAAATAAGCCAGAAAATTGCCTGGAAGTCATGACAGGAGCAGTTTTACCGGTTCATACAGATTGTGTCATTCCTTATGAAAAATTAACCATCAAAAATGGTGTGGCGCGATTAAATTCTACAGATCATAAAGCATTCCAGAATACGCATAAAAAAGGAATAGATGCGAAAAAAGGTGACCAATTGCTTGCCTCCGGTACTTGGATTCACCCCGGTGTAAAAGGGGTTTTAGCCACAACAGGGCACACAGAGATAAAAGTAATTCAAGTACCAAAAATAATGATCTGTTCTACAGGGGATGAATTGGTGCCTATCACTCATAATCCTTTACCCCATCAAATTAGGCGGTCAAATGTTTACATGCTTCAAGCGGCACTAAAAGACCTCAATATAGAAGCGCATACTACTCACCTACCCGATGATAAAGACCAGCTTAATGCCTCCATAGGCAAACTTTTGGAAGAATATGACTTGCTTATGTTTTCAGGAGCTGTATCCAAGGGGAAATATGATTTTCTACCCACTGTTTTTAAGGAACTAGGCATTCAAATTCATATCCATGGAGTCAAACAAAAGCCCGGGAAACCTTTTTTGTTCGGCACCATAGGTTCTAAAAGTGTTTTTGGTTTTCCAGGAAACCCTAGTTCTACCCTCGTTTGCTTCCACCTATATTTCAAATGGTGGTACAATCATTACTTGGGAAAAGCTCCTAATAATAATTATGCTTACCTAAATAATGAGGTTACCTTTAAAAAGCCCCTAACCAACCATCTACTCATTAAAAGTAGTGTTGAGGATGGGAAAATTCTTGCCAACCCTGTAGCCAATTCAGGTTCAGGAGACCTGGTACACTTGGCTTTAGCAGATGGATTCCTAAGCCTTCCGGCGGAAAAAGACACATTTAAAAAGGGCGAAATATTCCCTATCACTTTTTTTCACCAAACTGGTTTATAG
- the moaA gene encoding GTP 3',8-cyclase MoaA: protein MEQKLIDKYGRKLDYLRLSVTDRCNFRCYYCMPEEGMNFVQRDDLLSYEELDYLTRIFVDLGVRKIRITGGEPFVRKGILDFIELLSKNQNLKEITLTSNGSISKAQINQLAKFGVKKINISLDSLDPKRFYEITRRDKFEEVMGCIKTLLSEDFNVKLNCVIDGKKNIEDIVPFINLTKDHALSVRFLEEMPFNGTGKFDIPEWNYQALYNYIDSQFPGIQKISDESNSTSVNYKVPGFSGSFGIIPAFSRTFCGTCNRIRLSATGELRTCLYGPPVTNLRDILRSGCGDDQLKSAILEAVANKAKDGFEAENQTSNQAKNSMSFLGG, encoded by the coding sequence ATGGAACAAAAGCTAATCGACAAATACGGTAGAAAATTAGATTATTTGAGATTATCAGTGACAGATCGCTGTAATTTCAGATGCTATTATTGTATGCCGGAGGAAGGTATGAATTTTGTTCAACGAGATGACCTACTCAGCTATGAAGAACTAGATTATCTTACTAGAATATTTGTTGATCTTGGAGTAAGGAAAATTAGAATTACCGGTGGAGAACCCTTTGTTAGAAAGGGCATATTAGACTTTATCGAATTGCTTTCCAAAAATCAAAACCTTAAAGAAATAACTCTCACAAGTAATGGTTCCATTAGCAAGGCTCAAATCAACCAATTAGCCAAGTTCGGGGTAAAAAAAATAAACATTTCGTTAGATTCATTGGATCCTAAACGCTTTTACGAGATTACAAGAAGGGATAAATTTGAGGAAGTAATGGGTTGTATAAAAACCTTACTATCCGAAGACTTTAATGTTAAACTCAATTGTGTAATCGATGGAAAAAAGAACATTGAGGACATTGTACCATTTATCAATTTAACGAAGGATCATGCGCTTTCTGTCAGGTTTTTGGAAGAAATGCCCTTCAATGGCACTGGTAAATTTGATATTCCTGAGTGGAACTACCAAGCACTTTACAATTATATTGACTCACAATTCCCAGGTATTCAAAAAATAAGTGATGAATCCAATAGTACATCAGTCAATTATAAGGTGCCCGGTTTCAGTGGCTCTTTTGGTATTATTCCCGCTTTCAGCCGAACTTTTTGCGGTACGTGTAATAGAATTAGACTTTCTGCCACCGGTGAACTTAGAACTTGTCTTTACGGGCCACCTGTGACCAACCTGAGAGATATTTTAAGGAGTGGATGTGGAGATGACCAGCTCAAAAGTGCCATTTTAGAAGCAGTTGCCAATAAAGCGAAAGATGGTTTCGAGGCGGAAAATCAAACCTCGAACCAAGCTAAAAATTCCATGTCATTTTTAGGAGGATAG
- a CDS encoding molybdenum cofactor biosynthesis protein MoaE — MIHVKLVEKIILEEVYTYLQDPEAGGIDLFIGSVRNHALGKNVLKLKFEAYEPMAISEMKKLAHKAIEKWPLKKVLIVHALGEKQIGEPVVVIGTSSAHRQDAFESCRFLIDTLKMTVPIWKKEYFTDQTVWVNAHP, encoded by the coding sequence ATGATACACGTTAAATTGGTGGAAAAAATTATTCTTGAAGAGGTATATACCTACTTACAAGACCCTGAAGCCGGAGGCATAGACCTATTTATTGGAAGCGTAAGAAACCATGCCTTGGGAAAAAATGTTCTAAAACTGAAATTTGAAGCTTATGAACCAATGGCCATCTCAGAAATGAAAAAATTGGCACATAAGGCAATCGAGAAATGGCCCCTAAAAAAAGTATTAATTGTTCATGCTTTGGGCGAAAAACAGATTGGTGAACCAGTGGTTGTAATAGGGACCTCTTCTGCCCACCGACAAGATGCTTTTGAGTCTTGCAGGTTCCTCATTGATACACTCAAAATGACTGTTCCAATTTGGAAAAAGGAATATTTCACAGACCAAACAGTATGGGTAAATGCACACCCTTAA
- a CDS encoding MoaD/ThiS family protein produces MKITAGMKIQLFGISKDIVGERELALPKDPSIRTVRDLKKWILQKYPRMGNLSSIGIAVDLEYAEDDHPIGEAKEIALIPPVSGG; encoded by the coding sequence ATGAAAATAACTGCAGGTATGAAAATTCAATTGTTTGGAATTTCTAAGGACATTGTAGGCGAGAGGGAATTGGCATTGCCGAAAGATCCTTCTATACGAACCGTTAGGGATTTGAAAAAATGGATATTGCAAAAGTATCCAAGAATGGGAAATCTCAGCAGTATTGGTATTGCTGTTGACTTGGAATACGCAGAGGACGACCATCCCATTGGGGAGGCAAAAGAAATAGCTTTAATACCGCCTGTAAGTGGAGGATAA
- a CDS encoding RNA polymerase sigma factor, giving the protein MDNNLSVPELVGLLQTGDQKAYNKLYKQFGPKILNTCRKMYLNQQDSEEVVQEVFLKVWEKRAKLDSTLSFNAYLLTLMKTRIFKRSKKQAMEIAYQKYNIHFLNRADNSTEEHILFEEIKSFSNKAIAALPKGQKEVISLRFSEHLTSDEIAEKLQISKRTVENQLYKATKKLKKQFISNELIPYEMLLILFIY; this is encoded by the coding sequence ATGGACAATAACCTATCCGTTCCTGAGCTAGTAGGCTTATTGCAGACCGGAGATCAAAAAGCCTATAATAAGTTGTACAAACAATTCGGTCCCAAAATTCTTAATACTTGCCGGAAAATGTATTTAAATCAGCAAGATTCAGAAGAGGTGGTGCAAGAAGTGTTTCTAAAAGTATGGGAAAAAAGAGCAAAACTTGACAGTACTTTGTCATTCAATGCTTATTTATTAACCCTTATGAAGACCAGAATTTTCAAACGTTCTAAAAAGCAGGCCATGGAAATTGCTTATCAGAAATACAATATTCATTTTTTAAATAGGGCAGACAATAGCACAGAGGAGCACATTCTATTTGAAGAAATAAAGTCATTTTCAAACAAAGCAATAGCTGCCCTCCCCAAAGGACAAAAAGAAGTTATATCCCTTAGATTTTCTGAACATTTGACATCCGATGAAATTGCGGAAAAGTTACAAATCTCCAAAAGAACTGTTGAAAATCAATTGTACAAAGCCACAAAAAAGCTTAAAAAACAATTTATTTCCAATGAATTAATACCTTATGAAATGCTTTTAATATTGTTTATTTATTAA
- a CDS encoding FecR family protein, whose amino-acid sequence MDNFTKKWQDFHEGKLSKKEVIEFLNFLESDLGKSCYQKLLKATWAEEEEIKSVKKTQFSKAPSSKSHIDLPSTNDKDFFNRFYPSKIAAFKSIFKYAACLMALLMVFKTIDFWPDRLMQESKVEQEIVWLSKSNPQGIKSKILLPDSSWVYLNSGSEIKYPENFAINRQVILKGEAFFEVFSDKDHPFTVEASHIKTQVLGTSFNVNSLFPESVEIGLATGSLRILNGSSGEELILSPGEASNIPTGKEEMIKYNIDPKKIAPWKEGVLHFNDESFERVVKKLENWYGVEITIEGDIPKEKCNGDFQKNTYLTNVLKVLGHALNFNFDINKNQVTINTMNMNE is encoded by the coding sequence ATGGATAACTTCACCAAAAAATGGCAAGATTTTCATGAAGGCAAACTTTCGAAAAAGGAAGTGATTGAATTTTTGAATTTTCTAGAAAGTGACCTTGGTAAAAGTTGCTATCAAAAGCTCTTGAAAGCAACTTGGGCAGAAGAGGAAGAAATAAAATCAGTAAAAAAAACACAGTTTTCAAAGGCTCCAAGTTCTAAGTCCCACATAGATTTACCTTCCACTAATGATAAGGATTTTTTTAATCGCTTTTATCCCTCAAAAATTGCTGCATTTAAATCAATTTTCAAATATGCTGCTTGCTTGATGGCATTATTGATGGTTTTTAAGACCATTGATTTCTGGCCCGACCGTTTGATGCAAGAAAGTAAAGTTGAGCAGGAAATTGTATGGCTTAGTAAATCCAATCCGCAAGGAATTAAATCAAAGATTTTATTACCCGATAGTTCATGGGTGTACTTAAATTCAGGAAGTGAAATTAAATACCCCGAAAACTTTGCAATTAACCGACAAGTAATTTTAAAAGGAGAAGCATTTTTTGAAGTTTTTAGTGACAAAGATCATCCTTTTACAGTAGAAGCCTCCCATATTAAAACACAAGTATTAGGTACTTCCTTTAATGTGAATTCCCTATTTCCGGAATCAGTTGAAATCGGATTGGCCACAGGGTCATTAAGAATTTTAAATGGCAGTTCTGGTGAAGAATTAATATTATCTCCGGGAGAGGCAAGCAATATACCTACAGGCAAAGAGGAAATGATAAAATACAATATAGATCCCAAGAAAATCGCGCCTTGGAAAGAAGGTGTTCTACATTTCAATGATGAAAGTTTTGAAAGAGTAGTGAAAAAATTGGAGAACTGGTACGGAGTTGAAATTACCATTGAGGGGGATATTCCCAAAGAAAAATGCAATGGAGATTTCCAAAAAAACACGTATCTGACAAATGTCTTAAAAGTATTGGGGCATGCCTTAAACTTCAATTTTGATATAAACAAGAACCAAGTAACTATAAATACCATGAATATGAATGAATAA
- a CDS encoding SusC/RagA family TonB-linked outer membrane protein codes for MKHVLFNKFNSLKYRILIVGLLSIITVLPTSAANTAKSIEDVKIRMDFLEGNLKDLLGNIESKTDYRFFYTDQAVKDSEVLTLDRSKGTVADILKELARLKNLHFKQVNNNISVKYLGENQDQNKVEIVLERADINVKGKVTDKSGEPIPGAAISVIGTTVGTITDIDGNFSLTVPEDGELMVSYIGFTTQRIQINSRSIINVTLEENIAGLEEVVVTALGIKREAKSLGYATSTVESEEMTINRTPNFINSLQGKVAGVNISSMGSGPQGSSKIRIRGVSSFGGNNSPLIVVNGVPIDNTNFGVSGDVSEVGSNRRSDSGDGLSSINPDDITSMSVLKGAAASALYGARAKDGVIMITTRNRASGSGIQIELNTNYTNDTPLDFTDYQYEYGQGEGGLRPTSARPVSGVWSFGEKIEPGMTQILFDGIEVPYTAQPNKIRDYYRNGSTLSNTVTLSSGGENGGFSLSVANMDSKAILPGSNYNRKTINLGFTQNINKLTVSGNINYSKEDRINPPNIAEQDFSPVVIYTLASTMPLDLLEQYAFDENGDEFPYSRFTNRTNPYFALSRFENNIRDRVYGNITARYDITDWLYVQGRFGQDFYSRDSEYNLPTGSQRQSSPPPGFVNGQYVQDIRRFREVNTDFLLGMNKSFGDFGLMVNLGGNQMYRKLDVNTLLGENFYTRDLYTIGNASKITTNYSISERQVNSLYGSTELSWKGYLYLNGTVRNDWFSTLSPANRSIVYPSITGSFVFSQAFENLPNWMTFGKIRVAYAEVGSDTDVQPYANNLFYNINQQQFPNSNGVAQPVGSVSGSVVPNSNLRPMRVREKEIGLEMTLFDNLRFEVSYYDKLSSDQILQAQISNGSGYVNQLINVGESENKGVEMYANISPIKTADFEWNFGANASYNQSKVLSLGDDVDGSFITVGLAEFHGELRQEVGKPMAQLYGWGYLRDEQGRQVFDPNSGRPLRSNEQLNFGSAIPVWVGGFTNSFNYKKLSFSFLIDFKLGHKMISGTHTNAYRHGLDKATLVGREQGYVVGDGVNPNGEINTAQAPVQTYYETIRSGRMSEQSVFNAGSWQLRQLTLGYDLSSLIPQNNFIKGLRFNVVSNNVAVIKKWVPHIHPDQNGIISDNMAGLEATGLPVTRSIGFNLNVKF; via the coding sequence ATGAAACATGTTTTATTTAACAAGTTTAATAGCCTAAAGTATAGGATACTTATCGTTGGGTTATTAAGCATAATCACCGTGCTGCCTACATCAGCTGCAAATACCGCCAAGAGTATTGAAGATGTAAAGATTAGGATGGATTTTCTTGAAGGAAATTTGAAAGATCTTTTAGGAAATATAGAAAGTAAGACAGATTATCGTTTTTTCTACACAGATCAGGCAGTAAAAGATTCTGAAGTACTTACCCTAGATAGAAGTAAGGGAACGGTTGCAGACATACTGAAGGAACTGGCGCGGCTAAAAAACCTTCATTTCAAGCAGGTTAACAACAATATTAGTGTCAAGTATTTAGGTGAAAATCAAGATCAGAATAAGGTTGAAATTGTTCTGGAACGGGCTGATATTAATGTTAAGGGTAAGGTAACGGATAAATCCGGTGAACCTATTCCCGGCGCTGCCATATCAGTTATCGGAACCACAGTGGGCACCATAACGGATATTGATGGGAATTTTTCATTAACTGTTCCTGAAGATGGAGAATTGATGGTGTCCTATATAGGATTCACCACCCAAAGAATCCAAATCAATTCGAGGTCTATTATTAATGTGACCCTTGAGGAGAACATCGCCGGCTTGGAAGAAGTAGTGGTAACTGCTTTAGGTATTAAGAGGGAGGCCAAAAGTTTAGGTTATGCAACCTCTACTGTAGAATCAGAGGAAATGACCATCAACAGAACCCCAAATTTCATCAATTCGCTTCAAGGGAAAGTTGCAGGGGTAAATATATCTTCCATGGGATCAGGACCTCAGGGTAGTAGTAAAATTAGGATTCGAGGGGTATCTTCTTTTGGAGGAAATAATAGCCCTCTTATTGTGGTTAATGGTGTTCCAATTGATAACACCAATTTTGGTGTCAGTGGGGATGTTTCTGAGGTGGGAAGTAACAGGAGATCTGATAGTGGAGATGGATTGAGTAGTATCAACCCTGATGATATCACATCGATGTCTGTATTGAAAGGTGCTGCGGCTTCTGCATTATATGGGGCAAGGGCTAAGGATGGTGTGATAATGATTACCACTCGAAATAGGGCTTCTGGTTCAGGAATTCAAATAGAGCTTAATACCAATTATACCAATGACACGCCCCTTGATTTTACTGATTATCAATATGAATATGGGCAAGGTGAAGGTGGTTTAAGACCTACTTCAGCCCGACCGGTTTCGGGGGTATGGAGTTTTGGAGAAAAAATTGAGCCCGGAATGACTCAGATATTATTTGATGGAATAGAAGTTCCTTATACTGCTCAACCCAATAAGATTAGAGATTACTATAGAAATGGTTCAACCCTGTCTAATACAGTTACTTTATCCTCAGGAGGAGAAAATGGTGGCTTTAGCTTATCAGTAGCAAATATGGACAGTAAGGCCATCTTACCTGGCTCCAATTACAATCGAAAAACAATTAATTTGGGATTTACCCAAAACATCAACAAGCTAACTGTTTCCGGGAACATTAATTACTCCAAGGAGGATAGAATCAACCCTCCAAATATAGCAGAACAAGATTTTAGTCCTGTTGTCATCTATACCTTGGCAAGTACGATGCCCTTAGACCTCTTGGAGCAATATGCATTTGATGAAAATGGGGATGAATTTCCTTACTCAAGGTTTACAAATAGAACCAATCCCTATTTTGCCCTTTCTAGGTTCGAAAACAATATTAGAGATAGGGTTTACGGAAATATTACTGCTAGGTACGATATTACAGATTGGCTCTATGTTCAAGGTAGGTTTGGCCAAGATTTTTATTCCAGAGATTCTGAATACAATTTACCAACAGGTTCTCAAAGACAATCTTCTCCACCTCCAGGTTTTGTTAATGGTCAATATGTCCAGGACATCAGAAGATTCAGGGAAGTCAATACAGATTTCTTGTTGGGGATGAACAAATCTTTTGGGGACTTTGGCTTAATGGTTAACCTTGGAGGTAATCAAATGTACCGTAAATTAGATGTAAACACCCTATTGGGAGAAAACTTCTATACCAGAGATCTTTATACCATTGGAAATGCAAGTAAAATAACTACCAATTACAGCATTTCTGAAAGGCAAGTGAACTCCTTATATGGTAGCACAGAATTATCTTGGAAGGGTTATTTGTATCTAAATGGTACGGTAAGAAACGATTGGTTCTCTACACTCTCTCCTGCCAATAGAAGTATTGTTTACCCTTCGATCACAGGTAGTTTTGTCTTCTCTCAAGCATTTGAAAACCTGCCTAATTGGATGACTTTTGGTAAAATTAGAGTGGCTTATGCTGAAGTAGGTAGTGATACCGATGTGCAACCTTATGCCAACAATCTGTTTTACAATATCAATCAGCAGCAATTTCCCAATTCTAATGGAGTGGCTCAGCCTGTTGGTAGTGTAAGTGGTTCAGTGGTGCCCAATTCCAATTTGAGACCAATGAGGGTTAGAGAAAAAGAGATTGGTTTGGAAATGACCTTGTTTGATAATCTTCGTTTTGAAGTTTCTTATTATGATAAACTCTCTTCTGATCAAATATTGCAGGCGCAAATTTCTAATGGTTCTGGCTATGTAAATCAGCTCATCAATGTGGGAGAAAGCGAGAACAAAGGAGTGGAAATGTATGCAAATATTTCACCCATAAAAACAGCTGATTTTGAGTGGAATTTTGGAGCTAACGCTTCCTATAATCAATCCAAAGTTTTAAGTCTTGGTGATGATGTGGATGGGTCTTTTATTACCGTAGGTCTTGCAGAATTTCATGGTGAATTAAGACAGGAAGTAGGTAAACCAATGGCTCAACTTTACGGTTGGGGATACCTTAGAGATGAACAAGGAAGACAAGTTTTTGACCCTAATAGTGGGAGACCATTAAGATCAAATGAGCAATTAAACTTTGGCTCTGCAATTCCGGTGTGGGTTGGAGGTTTTACAAATAGTTTTAACTATAAAAAACTTAGTTTCTCCTTCTTAATCGATTTTAAATTGGGCCATAAAATGATTTCAGGTACTCATACCAATGCATATAGGCACGGTTTAGACAAAGCCACACTTGTTGGAAGAGAGCAAGGTTATGTTGTTGGGGATGGAGTAAATCCAAATGGAGAAATCAATACAGCTCAAGCCCCTGTACAGACTTATTATGAAACGATCCGTTCCGGAAGAATGTCTGAGCAGTCTGTATTCAATGCAGGTTCCTGGCAGTTGCGTCAATTGACCTTGGGTTATGACCTAAGCAGCTTGATTCCACAAAATAACTTTATCAAAGGGTTAAGATTTAACGTTGTTTCAAACAATGTTGCGGTAATAAAGAAATGGGTACCTCATATCCATCCGGACCAAAATGGCATTATCTCAGATAATATGGCAGGTTTGGAAGCTACCGGTTTGCCGGTTACCAGAAGTATTGGTTTTAATCTTAATGTGAAGTTTTAA
- a CDS encoding SusD/RagB family nutrient-binding outer membrane lipoprotein encodes MKKSKKSYIYPFILLFILFSCDSGFDEMNTNPVRLTSIDPTFQLNQAIITSSPGYNNLTYEVTIVRQMITPFQGVGTGGNLNQDNRAATQGNWYTYYETIIKNLVDGLSALEDMPERTNLEHIMKIWKAHAFIVLTDTYGDIPYTEAGKGYIDGVVFPKYDSQESIYTSILNDLEAAVQGLNDSNDDIGQEVMYSGNIEQWKRLGNSLLLRAGMRLSKVDPSSAAAYASKAVAGGLMQSNDDNAVVRHNADYRNGVGTNLNGGQAPFYYLDKELVDFFKANEDPRLTSIGVRYVGALSGNDQVEANAVRTFDAQIGMPQGYDNTTIIPVVQQEGLASLFDYSQLDRSRMGNPEAPNFLVTYSQTLLLWAEAAYRGWAPGDPEELYHAGIRAHMEQMALWENSMAISSEEIDSYIAAHPLEVGKELELINTQYWVSSFLIGHEAWSNFRRSGYPILTPNPYPGSDLKDEDFIRRLTYPDSELTVNKENIDVATSRMGPDILDTRVWWDVKQ; translated from the coding sequence ATGAAAAAGTCTAAAAAATCATATATATATCCCTTTATTTTACTATTCATTTTGTTTTCCTGTGATTCAGGGTTTGATGAAATGAATACCAACCCGGTTAGGTTAACTTCAATTGATCCTACCTTTCAATTAAATCAGGCCATTATTACCAGTTCTCCGGGTTACAATAATTTGACCTACGAAGTTACGATAGTAAGGCAAATGATAACTCCTTTTCAAGGTGTTGGTACCGGAGGAAATTTAAATCAAGACAATAGAGCAGCTACCCAAGGCAATTGGTATACCTATTATGAAACCATCATTAAAAATCTGGTTGACGGATTATCAGCACTTGAAGATATGCCTGAAAGAACCAATTTGGAACATATCATGAAAATATGGAAGGCGCATGCTTTTATAGTTTTAACAGATACCTATGGTGATATCCCTTATACAGAAGCAGGCAAAGGGTATATTGATGGTGTGGTTTTTCCTAAATATGATTCTCAGGAAAGTATTTACACCTCCATTTTAAATGACTTGGAGGCAGCTGTTCAAGGGTTGAATGATTCAAATGATGATATAGGTCAAGAAGTCATGTATAGTGGCAATATTGAACAATGGAAAAGATTAGGGAATTCTTTACTGTTACGTGCCGGAATGCGTTTGTCTAAGGTAGATCCTTCCTCTGCAGCAGCATATGCAAGCAAAGCAGTGGCTGGAGGTTTGATGCAATCCAATGATGACAATGCAGTAGTAAGGCACAATGCTGATTATAGAAATGGTGTAGGTACAAACCTGAATGGGGGGCAGGCGCCATTCTACTATCTTGATAAGGAGTTAGTAGATTTCTTTAAAGCCAATGAAGATCCAAGATTGACCTCCATAGGAGTGAGGTATGTAGGCGCTCTTAGTGGAAACGATCAGGTGGAAGCCAATGCAGTAAGAACTTTTGATGCTCAAATAGGTATGCCACAAGGCTATGACAATACCACCATTATCCCTGTGGTGCAGCAGGAAGGACTTGCCAGTTTATTTGATTATAGTCAGTTGGATAGAAGCCGTATGGGAAATCCAGAAGCTCCCAATTTTTTGGTTACCTACTCTCAAACATTGCTTCTTTGGGCAGAGGCGGCTTATCGTGGTTGGGCTCCCGGTGACCCGGAAGAATTGTATCATGCCGGTATAAGGGCACATATGGAGCAAATGGCATTGTGGGAAAATAGCATGGCCATTTCATCAGAAGAGATTGATAGCTATATAGCAGCTCACCCGCTAGAAGTTGGGAAAGAACTTGAACTTATCAATACCCAATATTGGGTGTCTTCCTTCTTGATAGGCCATGAAGCCTGGTCTAATTTTAGAAGATCCGGTTACCCTATCTTAACTCCTAATCCTTATCCGGGTAGTGACCTTAAAGATGAGGACTTTATTAGAAGGCTTACCTATCCTGATTCTGAGTTGACTGTTAACAAGGAGAATATTGATGTTGCCACAAGTAGAATGGGACCTGATATATTGGATACAAGAGTTTGGTGGGACGTAAAGCAATAG